In the genome of Gloeotrichia echinulata CP02, one region contains:
- a CDS encoding shikimate kinase, which translates to MSSLLQGVNVYLIGMMGTGKTTVGRLLAKQLEYGFVDTDDVIVQAAGRSINQLFAQEGEIGFRQLESDILAQVCAYTKLTIATGGGIVLRTENWSYLHHGLIVWLDAPVELLYTRLLEDTTRPLLQDIDPQAKLRSLLEQRQPLYSQADLRITVSEGETPEAIAHKVMEAIPSVLKSTVFHQNGSD; encoded by the coding sequence TGAGTAGCTTATTGCAAGGGGTTAACGTTTACTTAATTGGTATGATGGGCACTGGTAAGACGACAGTAGGACGCTTACTGGCAAAGCAACTGGAATATGGGTTTGTGGATACCGATGATGTAATTGTGCAAGCAGCAGGAAGATCTATCAATCAGCTATTTGCCCAAGAAGGGGAGATAGGGTTTCGCCAATTGGAAAGTGATATACTCGCACAAGTTTGTGCTTATACCAAATTGACGATCGCCACTGGTGGGGGTATTGTACTGCGAACAGAAAACTGGAGTTACCTACACCACGGCTTGATTGTGTGGCTAGATGCGCCAGTCGAGTTACTTTACACCCGCTTGCTAGAGGATACCACAAGACCACTGCTACAAGATATTGATCCACAAGCCAAACTGCGATCGCTTCTGGAACAACGACAACCACTTTATTCTCAAGCGGATTTGCGAATCACCGTCAGCGAGGGAGAAACGCCAGAAGCAATTGCTCATAAAGTAATGGAAGCAATACCTAGCGTTCTCAAATCAACAGTTTTTCACCAAAATGGTTCTGATTAA